A region from the Aegilops tauschii subsp. strangulata cultivar AL8/78 chromosome 5, Aet v6.0, whole genome shotgun sequence genome encodes:
- the LOC109744555 gene encoding F-box/LRR-repeat protein 14 isoform X2 — translation MEDLPEALLAEIIKRVTKRSDLNSLSLVSKRLFAIQAEQKGSIRVGCGLCLATEALVSLFSRFPNLWKVEIDYAGWTPSHGDQLDNHDFFVIISCCPSLTDLTLSFCSQIDDTGLGYLCYSEKLTSLRLNSATEITSSGLLSVAVGCKSLSSLHLINCEKVGSTEWLEYLGLNGSLEELVLRNCNGISLYDLIMLGPGWMKLHYSRCRSKLRRER, via the exons ATGGAGGATCTCCCGGAGGCACTGCTGGCAGAGATCATCAAGAGGGTTACCAAAAGAAGTGACTTGAATTCTCTTTCCCTTGTCTCGAAGCGTCTCTTCGCCATCCAGGCTGAGCAAAAAGGGTCCATCCGGGTTGGTTGTGGCCTTTGCCTTGCCACTGAAGCTTTGGTGTCACTCTTCTCCCGGTTCCCCAATTTGTGGAAAGTAGAGATCGATTACGCTGGCTGGACACCTTCCCACGGGGATCAGTTGGACAACCATGACTTCTTTGTGATTATATCTTGCTGTCCCTCTCTAACCGATCTCACACTAAGTTTCTGTTCACAAATCGATGACACCGGTCTTGGTTATCTATGCTACAGCGAGAAATTGACTTCCCTCAGGCTGAACTCTGCAACTGAAATAACTTCTAGTGGACTTCTCTCGGTCGCAGTTGGTTGCAAGAGTCTGTCTTCCCTCCACCTTATAAACTGTGAGAAAGTAGGCAGTACCGAGTGGCTGGAGTATCTAGGCTTGAATGGATCGTTGGAAGAACTTGTACTCAGGAATTGCAATGGAATCAGCCTGTATGACCTCATAATGCTCGGTCCAGGATGGATGAAGCTAC ATTATTCCAGATGCAGAAGTAAACTCAGAAGAGAAAGATGA
- the LOC109744555 gene encoding F-box/LRR-repeat protein 14 isoform X1 produces MEDLPEALLAEIIKRVTKRSDLNSLSLVSKRLFAIQAEQKGSIRVGCGLCLATEALVSLFSRFPNLWKVEIDYAGWTPSHGDQLDNHDFFVIISCCPSLTDLTLSFCSQIDDTGLGYLCYSEKLTSLRLNSATEITSSGLLSVAVGCKSLSSLHLINCEKVGSTEWLEYLGLNGSLEELVLRNCNGISLYDLIMLGPGWMKLRKFEFRMGGLWDVHEGYDHMEIDG; encoded by the coding sequence ATGGAGGATCTCCCGGAGGCACTGCTGGCAGAGATCATCAAGAGGGTTACCAAAAGAAGTGACTTGAATTCTCTTTCCCTTGTCTCGAAGCGTCTCTTCGCCATCCAGGCTGAGCAAAAAGGGTCCATCCGGGTTGGTTGTGGCCTTTGCCTTGCCACTGAAGCTTTGGTGTCACTCTTCTCCCGGTTCCCCAATTTGTGGAAAGTAGAGATCGATTACGCTGGCTGGACACCTTCCCACGGGGATCAGTTGGACAACCATGACTTCTTTGTGATTATATCTTGCTGTCCCTCTCTAACCGATCTCACACTAAGTTTCTGTTCACAAATCGATGACACCGGTCTTGGTTATCTATGCTACAGCGAGAAATTGACTTCCCTCAGGCTGAACTCTGCAACTGAAATAACTTCTAGTGGACTTCTCTCGGTCGCAGTTGGTTGCAAGAGTCTGTCTTCCCTCCACCTTATAAACTGTGAGAAAGTAGGCAGTACCGAGTGGCTGGAGTATCTAGGCTTGAATGGATCGTTGGAAGAACTTGTACTCAGGAATTGCAATGGAATCAGCCTGTATGACCTCATAATGCTCGGTCCAGGATGGATGAAGCTACGTAAGTTTGAATTTCGAATGGGAGGATTATGGGATGTTCATGAGGGATATGATCATATGGAAATCGATGGTTAG